In Nerophis lumbriciformis linkage group LG14, RoL_Nlum_v2.1, whole genome shotgun sequence, a single genomic region encodes these proteins:
- the srek1ip1 gene encoding protein SREK1IP1, whose amino-acid sequence MAVPGPNKDNIRAGCKKCGYPGHLTFECRNFVRVDPQKDIVLDVSSTSTEESEEEAPPVQRIEKLGRSGPRHGDSPADDRRKERHKQKKSKDRKTRKRSSSASSDDDDEATKKKKKRSRSLSTSDDEERRKRKKLKSHKKKSKKSKREHGKHHKKRQKKKKEESSSSSSSVSSESDSD is encoded by the exons ATGGCTGTTCCAG GCCCGAATAAGGACAACATCAGAGCTGGGTGCAAAAAATGTGGATATC CGGGCCACTTGACATTTGAGTGCAGAAACTTTGTGAGAGTTGACCCCCAGAAAGACATAGTTCTGGATGTAAGTAGCACCAGCACTGAGGAGAGTGAAGAGGAAGCCCCTCCTGTTCAACGCATTGAGAAGCTGGGCAGAAGCGGGCCGCGCCATGGAG ACTCTCCAGCCGACGATCGTAGAAAAGAGAGGCACAAGCAGAAGAAGAGCAAAGACCGAAAAACAAGAAAGAG GTCTTCTTCAGCTTCAAGTGACGATGACGATGAGGCcactaaaaagaaaaagaagcgcaGCAGGTCCCTTTCCACATCGGATGACGAGGAGCGAAGAAAGAGAAAGAAACTGAAGAGCCACAAGAAGAAAAGTAAGAAGAGTAAACGGGAGCACGGGAAGCATCACAAGAAaaggcagaagaagaagaaagaggaaagctcctcttcctcctcctcagtCTCCAGTGAATCAGACAGTGACTGA